The Vespa velutina chromosome 22, iVesVel2.1, whole genome shotgun sequence genome includes a window with the following:
- the LOC124956617 gene encoding uncharacterized protein LOC124956617, protein MLDSKLNFGEHIIRAADEAAKVVASLGKLKANINGPRSCMRRLLMRTAEAVILYGAEVWAEALRHEKYRKRIVVVERRGALRIAYSYRTVSEPAVLVFTEVFPIDLLAKEKQFVHQQKPA, encoded by the coding sequence ATGCTAGACAGCAAGCTCAATTTCGGAGAGCATATTATTAGGGCAGCCGACGAGGCTGCAAAAGTAGTAGCCTCGCTTGGCAAACTCAAAGCCAACATCAACGGTCCACGATCGTGCATGAGGAGACTACTGATGCGCACCGCCGAAGCAGTGATCCTGTATGGCGCAGAAGTCTGGGCCGAGGCGCTGCGACATGAGAAATATCGCAAGCGCATAGTCGTGGTAGAGCGAAGGGGCGCTCTCCGAATCGCGTACTCCTACCGCACGGTCTCGGAGCCAGCAGTGCTAGTGTTCACGGAGGTATTTCCGATTGATCTACTAGCCAAGGAGAAACAATTCGTTCACCAGCAGAAGCCCGCTTAG